One part of the Lapillicoccus jejuensis genome encodes these proteins:
- the rph gene encoding ribonuclease PH: protein MTDPDATPRHDGRAPDQLREVRITRNWLDHAEGSVLVEFGRTRVLCAASFTEGVPRWLKGKGTGWVTAEYAMLPRSTNTRSDRESVKGKIGGRTHEISRLVGRSLRAVIDTKALGENTIVLDCDVLQADGGTRTAAITGAYVALADAIEDARAKKLIASSATPLTGSVAAISVGVVKGRPVLDLDYPEDSTAETDMNVVMTGDGRFVEVQGTAEGEPFDRELLGRLLDLATAGCATLTQRQQQALAESARERA, encoded by the coding sequence ATGACCGACCCCGACGCCACCCCGCGCCACGACGGCCGCGCCCCCGACCAGCTGCGCGAGGTGCGGATCACCCGCAACTGGCTCGACCACGCCGAGGGCAGCGTCCTCGTCGAGTTCGGCCGCACCCGGGTGCTGTGCGCCGCGTCCTTCACCGAGGGCGTGCCGCGCTGGCTCAAGGGCAAGGGCACCGGCTGGGTCACCGCGGAGTACGCGATGCTCCCGCGCTCGACGAACACCCGCTCGGACCGCGAGTCGGTCAAGGGGAAGATCGGGGGTCGCACGCACGAGATCTCGCGCCTCGTCGGGCGCAGCCTGCGCGCCGTCATCGACACCAAGGCGTTGGGGGAGAACACGATCGTCCTCGACTGCGACGTCCTGCAGGCCGACGGCGGCACCCGCACCGCCGCCATCACCGGCGCGTACGTCGCCCTCGCCGACGCCATCGAGGACGCCCGCGCGAAGAAGCTCATCGCGTCCTCGGCCACGCCGCTGACCGGCTCCGTCGCGGCGATCTCGGTCGGCGTCGTCAAGGGCCGTCCCGTCCTCGACCTCGACTACCCCGAGGACTCGACCGCCGAGACCGACATGAACGTCGTCATGACCGGCGACGGCCGCTTCGTCGAGGTCCAGGGCACCGCCGAGGGCGAGCCGTTCGACCGCGAGCTGCTCGGCCGGCTCCTCGACCTCGCCACCGCCGGCTGCGCGACGCTCACGCAGCGTCAGCAGCAGGCGCTCGCCGAGAGCGCGCGGGAGCGCGCATGA
- a CDS encoding MBL fold metallo-hydrolase, which translates to MRLTVVGCSGSFAGPSSPASCYLLRAEHAGRTWSLALDIGAGALGPLQQHLDPRDLDAIVLSHLHPDHCIDLCGLYVVQRYHPEGPNRPLPVYGPTGSGKRMSEAYGLDDPHAMDSEFDYRDLVDRQPVVIGPFVVTPYAVSHPLEAYGVRVEVDGVVLAYTGDTDVCDALTPLMTGADLVLADSAFVAGRDTASGVHMNGAQCARTAVEAGGVGRLMLTHIPAWNDPEQCRAQAAEHWPAGHGAGLGVELARPGTTYEL; encoded by the coding sequence ATGAGGCTCACCGTCGTCGGCTGCTCGGGCTCGTTCGCCGGGCCGTCGTCGCCCGCCTCCTGCTACCTGCTGCGCGCCGAGCACGCCGGTCGCACCTGGAGCCTCGCGCTCGACATCGGCGCCGGTGCGCTGGGCCCGCTGCAGCAGCACCTCGACCCGCGCGACCTCGACGCGATCGTCCTCAGCCACCTGCACCCCGACCACTGCATCGACCTGTGCGGCCTGTACGTCGTCCAGCGATACCACCCGGAGGGCCCGAACCGGCCGCTCCCGGTCTACGGTCCGACGGGCAGCGGAAAGCGGATGAGCGAGGCCTACGGCCTCGACGACCCGCACGCGATGGACTCCGAGTTCGACTACCGCGACCTCGTCGACCGGCAGCCGGTCGTCATCGGCCCGTTCGTCGTCACGCCGTACGCCGTCTCGCACCCCCTCGAGGCGTACGGCGTCCGGGTCGAGGTCGACGGGGTCGTGCTCGCCTACACCGGCGACACCGACGTGTGCGACGCGCTCACCCCGCTGATGACCGGCGCCGACCTCGTCCTCGCCGACAGCGCCTTCGTCGCCGGCCGCGACACGGCGAGCGGCGTGCACATGAACGGCGCCCAGTGCGCGCGGACCGCCGTCGAGGCCGGGGGAGTGGGGCGGCTCATGCTCACCCACATCCCGGCCTGGAACGACCCCGAGCAGTGCCGCGCCCAGGCCGCCGAGCACTGGCCCGCCGGCCACGGCGCCGGGCTCGGTGTCGAGCTGGCGCGGCCGGGGACGACGTACGAGCTGTGA